One genomic segment of Sander lucioperca isolate FBNREF2018 chromosome 10, SLUC_FBN_1.2, whole genome shotgun sequence includes these proteins:
- the LOC116066645 gene encoding nuclear factor 7, brain-like: MAERALVESFLNCHVCSETFRDPVSLGCSHSFCSSCLHTFWEQVKNKNCPICKRKSSKEHPWVNYSLKELADSFSGRQTSGPSEAEKGEKKVEVVVCSKHPEEPQLFCKDEDRVVCPVCDFAHHVGHRLVPVEEAVRDLKEQLESDLECLQDKRDKHRRVEETYDEVIQHSKKQLLSTERQIRDEFNKLHQFLKEEEESRLAALREEEGQRGKTVSREMKRIQEQISSLSDSISAVEADLQKDSVPFLGSYKVSRIRARVQCSLSDPQLVPGALTDVAKHLGNLSFRVWEKMRDKVHFSPVILDPNTANGSLYLSDDLTSVRCRDTIQKLPDNPERNSNYVSVLGSEGFSSGKHSWELEVEDYPLWILGLAKESADSKGERFASPEYGIWCLRHGDGKYTNGVGKTVTVKKRLQRIRVQLDYEGGEVSFYYSKDMTHIYTHRDTFTEKLFPYLSVGPAGDAQTADIKICQSEISV; the protein is encoded by the coding sequence ATGGCTGAGAGAGCTCTCGTTGAAAGTTTCCTGAACTGCCATGTGTGTTCAGAGACTTTCAGAGATCCTGTGTCTCTGGGCTGCAGCCACAGCTTCTGTTCAAGCTGCCTGCACACATTCTGGGAacaagttaaaaacaaaaactgtccCATTTGTAAAAGAAAATCCTCAAAAGAACATCCTTGGGTGAACTATTCGCTGAAGGAGCTGGCTGACTCCTTTTCTGGGAGACAGACATCTGGACCATCTGAGGcagaaaaaggagagaagaaggTGGAGGTGGTGGTGTGTAGTAAACATCCAGAAGAGCCTCAATTGTTCTGTAAGGATGAAGATAGAGTGGTGTGTCCTGTCTGTGACTTTGCCCACCATGTCGGCCACAGGCTGGTTCCTGTAGAAGAGGCAGTCAGAGATCTGAAGGAGCAGCTGGAATCTGACTTAGAGTGTCTGCAGGACAAGAGGGACAAACACAGACGCGTGGAGGAAACCTATGATGAAGTGATTCAACACTCCAAGAAGCAGCTGCTGTCCACAGAGAGGCAGATCAGAGACGAGTTCAACAAGCTGCACCAGTTcctgaaagaggaagaggagtccaGACTGGCAGctctgagggaggaagaggggcAGAGGGGGAAGACTGTCAgcagagagatgaagaggatTCAGGAGCAGATCTCCTCTCTGTCAGACAGCATCTCTGCTGTGGAAGCAGACCTGCAGAAAGACAGCGTGCCGTTCCTCGGCAGTTATAAAGTCTCTCGGATCAGAGCCAGAGTCCAGTGCTCGCTGTCAGATCCACAGCTGGTCCCAGGAGCGCTGACAGATGTGGCCAAACATCTGGGCAACCTGTCCTTCAGAGTCTGGGAGAAGATGAGGGACAAGGTCCACTTCAGTCCCGTCATACTGGACCCAAACACTGCAAACGgcagtctctatctgtctgatGATCTGACCAGTGTGAGATGTAGAGACACAATCCAGAAGCTTCCTGATAATCCAGAGAGAAACAGCAACTATGTCTCTGTCCTGGGCTCTGAGGGCTTCAGCTCAGGGAAACACAGCTGGGAGCTGGAGGTGGAAGATTATCCTCTCTGGATCTTGGGTTTAGCTAAAGAGTCAGCTGACAGTAAGGGAGAGCGATTTGCTTCACCAGAATATGGAATCTGGTGTTTAAGGCACGGTGATGGAAAATACACTAATGGAGTTGGTAAGACTGTCACAGTGAAGAAGAGACTCCAGAGGATCAGAGTCCAGCTGGACTATGAGGGGGGGGAGGTGTCCTTCTACTACTCTAAAGACATGACTCACATctacactcacagagacactttcactgagaaactcttccCATATCTCAGTGTCGGACCGGCTGGCGATGCTCAAACTGCCGATATCAAAATCTGTCAAAGTGAGATTTCTGTGTGA
- the LOC116066637 gene encoding phosphatidylinositol-3-phosphatase SAC1-B: MASTYQSFNLRTTPEKFYIEACDDGSEDVLAIDRVSTEMTLTAKRDVPASADSRPICGLMGTIRLVAGMYVVVITKKKKVGDLLGHAVWKALDFDIISYKKTILHLTDNQMQDNKTFLSMINNVLHTDGFYFATDYDLTHTLQRLANTSPEFQEMSLLERADQRFVWNGHLLREFIAQPELHRFVFPVVHGFITMKSSCINGKVFEWSIISRRSCFRAGVRYYVRGIDSEGHPANYVETEQIVQFNSAKASFVQTRGSIPFYWSQRPNLKYKPKPQINKTVNHLDGFQRHFDSQIILYGRQVILNLINQKGSEKPLELAFDKMVTNLGNGMIKYIAFDFHKECSRMRWHRLQILLDMVAEMQDEFGYFLVDADGKVLLNQEGVFRSNCMDCLDRTNVIQSMLAQRSLQSQLRRMGVLHTGQQIEEQSDFVKMYKNAWADNADACAKQYAGTGALKTDFTRTGKRTQWGLLMDGWNSMIRYYKNNFSDGFRQDSIDLFLGNYAVDEAVWTTPLHDPKDWKFLTLPIVMVVAFSMCIICLLMAGDTWTETLAYVLFWGSASVVTGGLILFNGLDFVDAPRLVQKEKLD, from the exons ATGGCGAGCACCTATCAGAGTTTCAACCT gCGCACCACACCAGAGAAGTTCTACATCGAGGCTTGTGATGATGGCTCTGAGGACGTCCTGGCCATCGACAGGGTTTCCACAGAGATGACTCTCACAG CGAAGAGGGACGTCCCTGCATCTGCTGACAGCCGGCCAATATGTGGACTGATGGGGACCATCCGTCTGGTGGCAG GCATGTACGTGGTCGTCATCACTAAGAAGAAGAAGGTGGGAGATTTGCTGGGCCATGCGGTGTGGAAGGCTCTGGACTTTGACATCATCTCCTATAAGAAGACAATCCTACATCTGACAGACAACCAG ATGCAAGACAACAAGACCTTCCTGTCCATGATCAACAATGTGCTTCATACAGACGGCTTCTACTTTGCAACAGACTACGACCTGACCCACACCCTGCAGCGCCTGGCCAACACCAGCCCCGAGTTTCAGGAGATGAGCCTCCTGGAGAGG GCAGATCAGCGTTTCGTCTGGAATGGCCACCTGTTGAGGGAATTCATTGCACAGCCGGAG TTACACaggtttgtgtttcctgttgtccATGGCT TCATCACCATGAAGTCCAGCTGCATCAACGGAAAGGTGTTTGAGTGGAGTATTATCTCCAGGAGGAGCTGTTTCAGAGCCGGCGTCCGCTACTATGTCCGAG GCATTGATTCAGAAGGCCATCCTGCTAACTACGTGGAAACGGAGCAGATCGTGCAGTTCAACAGTGCCAAGGCTTCCTTTGTTCAG ACTCGAGGCTCCATCCCCTTCTACTGGTCCCAAAGGCCCAATCTCAAGTACAAGCCCAAACCTCAGATCAACAAAACCGTGAACCAT ctGGACGGGTTCCAGAGACACTTTGACTCGCAGATTATTCTCTATGGAAGACAAGTCATTTTGAACTTG ATCAACCAGAAGGGCTCTGAGAAGCCACTGGAGCTGGCTTTTGACAAGATGGTGACCAACCTGGGTAATGGCATGATCAA GTACATAGCCTTTGACTTCCATAAGGAGTGCAGTCGGATGAGGTGGCACCGGCTGCAGATCTTACTGGACATGGTCGCTGAAATGCAGGATGAGTTTGG ataCTTCCTGGTGGATGCGGATGGGAAGGTGCTGCTGAACCAGGAGGGGGTGTTCCGTAGCAACTGCATGGACTGCCTGGACCGGACCAACGTCATCCAGAGCATGCTGGCCCAGCGCTCGCTGCAGTCCCAGCTACGG AGAATGGGAGTCCTCCACACGGGCCAGCAGATTGAGGAGCAGTCCGACTTTGTGAAGATGTACAAGAACG CCTGGGCAGACAACGCTGACGCCTGCGCCAAGCAGTATGCTGGCACTGGGGCCTTGAAGACGGACTTCACCAG GACGGGGAAGAGGACTCAGTGGGGGCTGCTGATGGACGGCTGGAACTCCATGATCCGATATTACAAGAACAACTTCTCTGATGGCTTCAGACAG GACTCCATCGATCTGTTCCTGGGCAACTACGCTGTGGATGAAGCTGTTTGGACCACCCCACTGCATGATCCCAAAGACTGGAAGTTTCTGACA TTGCCTATCGTCATGGTGGTAGCATTCTCCATGTGCATCATCTGCCTGCTCATGGCTG GTGACACATGGACTGAGACGCTGGCCTACGTTCTGTTCTGGGGATCAGCCAGCGTGGTGACAGGCGGACTCATCCTCTTCAACGGACTGGACTTTGTGGATGCTCCGCGGCTGGTGCAGAAGGAGAAGCTggactga